The following proteins are encoded in a genomic region of Pseudoxanthomonas suwonensis 11-1:
- a CDS encoding FeoA family protein translates to MLLSDLPLRTPVAVTSVEDRHPNDAIARRLRELGFVAGEPVQVVARGPVGGEPLLVQVGYTRFALRREEAARVRVEVSAGAEAA, encoded by the coding sequence GTGCTGCTGTCAGATCTGCCGCTGCGCACCCCCGTCGCAGTCACCTCGGTCGAGGATCGCCACCCGAACGACGCCATTGCCCGCCGCCTGCGCGAACTTGGCTTCGTCGCCGGCGAGCCGGTGCAGGTGGTCGCGCGCGGTCCGGTGGGCGGCGAGCCGCTGCTGGTGCAGGTCGGCTATACCCGGTTCGCCCTGCGCCGCGAGGAAGCGGCGCGGGTCCGGGTGGAGGTCTCGGCGGGCGCGGAGGCGGCATGA